The genome window TTGCTTGGCAGCATCTCGATTGCAGTAAAAGTGGAATACCGCCTTGTGGAGTGAGTAGAGCGATACCACCCCCAAGAATATAACATTCAACCCCAAGTATCACTTAGCCACTGTAAAACATGGCGGTAAAAGTATCATGATTTGGGATTCTTTTTCCTACGTGATGAATTGGTCCATTAATTAAAGTACAAAGTGCTAGGGACCAATTCATGTTCAAgggcatttttcaaaacaatatgCTTCCATTTGCTTTGTAGGAAATATTGCTGTTTTGGAGTTTTTAACAAGGTAATGGCTCAAAGCATGCATCAAGGCTTGTTAGAAATTGGTTTGAAGAGAATTGTATCCCTAAAATAGAATGACCGTTACAGAGTCCTGATCTTAATTCTATCGAATATCTTTGGGAACACCTCAGAACACAAATcagcaaagaaaaaatataaaatgttagACATCTATTCgatgttttacaaaaaaaaaattaggattaATTCCTGTAAACGTTTGTAGAAAACTTCTTCATTCTATAAACGAAAGGTGGTGTTGTGTAGTTAATAAGGGAGATGGATAAGCCgccaaatattaaataaaatgtgaaacaaatattgtttcacttgttatttaaataaaagttatgtTTCCATACTCTTGTCCgcactaaaattttgtttttttgttatcacTATATGTGAATCACTTAGATCATATTATAGTGTATGTTTTAAAAGTacataaataactttaaaagcTTAACACAGAAGGAAGATTTACCAGAATATTGAAAGTTTCCATATTTATGGCTACTACTGTATATACAAATGTTCAGAACTAGTATGTAGTGATTAGTTTTGGTAATTTTACccgtaaaatttatttactggTAATAGAGCtggtaattttcaaaattcaattaattctatCATTTTAACTCTTCTGTAAACTGAAGTGATGTggacatttaataaaattgaacttatCTACATAAGTATTTGCAAAGAGCAGACACACAACCACTTTcttaaataacataattttttttgccaatttcaTCACATTAAGGCACTTAAGCCCAGTTGAATACTTTCATTTTAGACTCCACCTCCacttaaaaatcattaataaatagcgaacaatggaattttctatactcatttttttactttaactgaatttaaaaCTAGGACTCACAACTGGGCAATGGGATATACTGAGAAtgaattctttatttttttgaaaaacatgatttttttatatttgaaaaaatttaggtGTCTATATGCTGTTccaatttactaaaaatcaaactcacttaaataaatcattttgccCTTGTGTAAGTAATGGACAGTGATATATGAATGaggtcaaaaatttaataaatctgaAATGCTAGTAGGGACGTACTAAATTTCTAACCTCACAAAGTCAAACACTGACACAAAAATTTCTTATGTGGCTaacaaaatttgacatttgttaaaattgtCATCTCATTCGTATATCAAATTTGGCCCCTATCATTGCCTGTTATTCATACTGGAgcaaaacaattaatttcaatttcatattttatattaaaatttaaatgagccCTTGCTTGATAATTCATAAGTTAAAAaagcatatacatatatatataaatgtcCAAGTAATTTTATCAACTCTATACCTCTTTGTTTCACCACCCTATATAGTCACTGGATATACAGATTGCATATGTTAACATTTTGAACTTTGTCACTTCATACAACTTTCCTCTCTTATTGATTGTCAGGGACATTCAAGATAAAAAGTgccaattaaatttgaagtcaTACTAGAGTAAGGGGTCGATTGATGATGGATTTTTGTATACCAAGATTTCTGGAAAGTTTCTAGAAATACCTGACAATATGTGCCTTgtaaatatcttgaaaatattaaaaaactaccTCAAAGTACATGCAGTATGTGCACCAAAATACATCATAAATCCATTCCACAGATTTGAGAGAAAAGTCAGAATTATGTAgctttaatgtaattttaaacatactTGTCACATTGGTAAGTACATTGAGGAATGAAAAATACTGAggaagatttgaaaattaacattttaataaagaacTCATTGATTGGGTCATTGATCCTATACATATAGAAACCCATATAGTATCTGCTATTAAGGAGAAAATGCTTATGAGCAAGTCATTGTCCTCATGTCACTGACACCCCCACAAGTCCTGTTGGGGGCTCCCATTATTGCACAGAGATTTACCTCGCATCCATGCTGGACTCAGACTGAGATCCATGATCTGAAGAACTGCAACTTGACACAGTTTCCGTAGTCTTAATTTTTGGCTTATATTCGGTGATAACCACCGTAACACTGTTTACGGTAACTTCTCTGGTCTGGGCAGAGCTCCGGTCGACGTTCTTTAACCGGGGCGGATGGCGCCGTTTCTTCAGGGCTTTCTTGTCTTTGCGCTCCTTCTTCGTGCCAATACTACTGCTTGTGGCCGGAAGAAACTGGCTGGCCACTTGTTGGGCCACCAATTGCGGATTAATCCGGGGTTTCCTTGTGGAAGTCCCTTTGCGAACGTCACACATCAAACATTTAAAGGCTTCCGCGGTGTTTCTGAACGTGCAGACGCTGCAGTCCCAGAAATTGTCCTCGACCACTTTAGGTGCACGTTTCGCCCGTCGAATGGGACTCTTTTTATTGTCCATTTTGCGCGGAGACCGGGAAAAATTCAcgattttaatgagaaatcGCGTAAACAGACACACAGAGAAGCcatgtttttcaattaagagTCTAGTTGTGCGACTGGCCGCTGCACTTCGAGGCGGCAGCACCGTCGAGCTCGTCGATTTTCATGGGCCGTCGCGATGTTGCCGGGCTGCGGTTAGTTTCGCTAGGCAGAAACGTTGTCAAGTGACGAAAAAGGTAATTTAGTTTGATTTTCTATCAACAAATGGatggtattaattattaaatatgtaataaataagcAGACATTAGTGTAAGGTGCACAAGATTTATTGGTATTGTGTTTCAACAGATATTGAAATAGCACGTAGACAATGTAAGGGTATCGTTAAAGAAGTAGTGTTTTACATTTActtaaaagacatttttatataaggtgatcgttaaaaaaaagtctccaATAAGcattgaaatatcagaggtaCATCTGAGATCAGTTCATCTGTTAGTCAGATGTTTGGtagtaaatagtaaattgcTTAATCAACGCCTTACGTTTACGGTCCATCGCCTACTGCGCACTTTTCTTTAATGATAAACCGTTATTATTGGAGTTAATGAAacagtatttttgaaaatatcccttttcattttcgtaattttatttaggtgtattttaaattagttgcTAGTCTTTTAATAATCTGGAAAACGGAAAAGTATCCTAGTTTATATCTTGCAGTTTTCTATCCAGTGCTATACCGGGTATTTCTGTAAAGTCTCCCTAAATTTTTGCACGATAATAAGTAATATGTTCGGGTAATAATAAGTACCATATTTTTGGCCTATTATGACAGTTAAATTAACGATTTCTGGTTTAACTGGAAACTATTTTAACTTCacgaatttattaaacgtaAGGCTTCAGTTATTTTTACTAATTCGGAAAACGCATGCAATTTCCTTTACAATGATGTATCACAAGTTGATATTTGGATTTAAAATGGCTGCacaaaatgcttttaaaaaatgttgtaatgACGTCATATTTATCGTCGGTTATGTTTTGATGTGTAATAACACCTGCatattattgataaaaatgttttaggtACCCATATCTCTTGTAAAATTACTACAACTTAATTGCGTATTAAttgaaacatgaaaaaaatggaaaatatagCGTCATTTTGATGTTTTCAAAAAGTGTCTTCGCCGCTGTTTTGAACCCAAGTATAACTTATGATATActataattacaaaaaaaaatgcatgcTGTTTCAAAACAGGTAAAAGCATCTGGAAGCttacttttaaaatagtgAAGTTGAAGTTACTTCCAGTAAAACTGAAAGCCGTAAATAATTATCACATATgtcaaaaaatggtaaattgtGAAGACATTACACAATGAGAAAATCAAATCTTTGTTTTCAAAGTTGACAATGTTTTTGTTAGTTAAGCGAGTTTTATTTATCTAGATGTCTTTAGTGtaggtttttgtttatttttgaataccgtaaatacattttttatttcaggcAGTATggagaaaatgtaaaactatACAGTCGTGTATAAAAACTTATGGCGTGTAACTGTTCGtccaaaaaaagtaataatttttcaattttttaaaattaatcaactGTGTGTCCTGTCCTGTTTGGACACCAGTAAACTGACCCTGCCGACTCCTGGAATCATTTAGATGTTGCATGGGTCACATtcttttattgcaaataacttgacgatttaaaaaaaaatcgcgtATTAACTATTTACCTCTGTTATATTTATTCCTGTGTGATACGCCTCTGCTCATTCCATCACTTGTATAGGTATAAAGAATATGTAACGCTACAGCACTTCATAAAGCCATTGGCcctaaatgaaaaattccaaatatttttcctacgattgtccaaaaattgaaagtgtCCTTATAATGACacaaaatattatgtaaaatgtCACTTTTAATGCCTAGGCTTTAAAGTAACCCTTTGACCGTTTAGGCattaaaagtgatattttgaAACTGATTTTTTGCATCAATCGAAAAAAACGAATCAATCAGtatcaattttagaaaatatcatgTGTCTTACCCGGTGAATGCGTAGATTTACTGCCTTAgcttatttcataaatatcgCTGCGGCAGTAAATTTGTTACGTTTTCGCCTTGAAAAGcaaatcattattttattgaccCTTCTAACTGCTCAATATTGTTTCCAAATTGTTCCTTTGGATTCGCCACGGTCAGGCAATACagccaataaaattttattactcataAGTCTTATAATAGTAGGTCTATTGTATCACGAGCTAGTGGAACAAGTCATTATCTACGAGTGACTTCAGGtttcaatgaatttaaatgaaatccTTCTCTTTGAATCAGTTGCCATGTTCATTGAGAACCCGGCctataatttttcagtttgaaTGAGGCAAATCATTTTTCTACTATTATAAAATGGTTTACACctctaggaatttttttaatatacccAGAGTTTTTCGTGAAATGTTCGTTATAAACATATGCATCTATTACTCAAAAAACCTTTGGTTAGATACTGAAGCTAAAACCCATCCGATCTTCCCGTcatctttatgaaaaaaaccACTTGTTCACATGTGCGCCCCACATTAATCTTGGACAGCCACAAACCGAATTCCTGATCCTTTCTAGGAAGATTACTACATATCCATAAATAAGGGGGCCGACACTTTTGTACCCTCAAGTCAAGTCGAATTCCGAAAAATGCCACCTCTGGTGTGGGAGCAGAGTCCTGTCGGTCGCTGGGATATTCCAAGAATTCCGTTTGTGTAATTTAAGTTCTCCATGACTTTTATTAATGGCTTCCTAGAATTGCCCGTCGGGCTCGCCTCTGATATTCGATGAATGCATCGGATAGTAAAAAAGAGAACTTTTAAGGGTTTTGTTGAGTATTTCTTCAGTTTTGGAAAACCGCTTTTTATGCCTGTAAAACTGACCcacagaaagaaaaataaagaaaaaaatcttttcttcCGAAGAAACTTTTTCAGCAAGATATGAATTTCTAATGCTTCGTGTCAAGATAGGGGTGGAccccatttaaaaatattgccgGCAGCTTTTTACGGGGCCCCATACGACCGACCCACGATTCttggaattaaatttacaaaagaaCTCCGAGTGCACCTCCCCACTCGTACCTCGTCTTTGTCGAAATTCAAAACCGGTGAAATGAATGTCAGAGAACTAAGAAAAGGAGTTACGTTCAATGCAGGTCCGGGTTCAGATGTAAGTAATGTAACTTGATTAACTGTTTGTGCAGAAGGATCTAcggaaaaatcaatttgtatTTCATAGAAGTACAGCATAAATAGCTAAGTACGGACCTGTGCTTAGTAAGTACCGATGTGTGATGGTCTATAGTTATTGCCTTCAGTGTTAAGATGCTCTAAGAAGCTGTAGGTACGCAAAGCAAATTCctttaggaaaaaaatcctTTGATGCTTTTTCTACAATATCACAAACAATAGTACTTATATTATACTCTACTGTATTATACTCTTTAGTTAGCAGAGATAGGTTTAGTAGATCCAGTATCAAAAAATCTGTCTAGATAAACTTTATAAAGAAGataatttctatagaaacgACATACTTAGAGCATATCATTGGTTAATTATCTGGTTTTaatgggaaatattttttagataaagtTGGCAGTATCATGATATATTGACCCTAAGtgaattaattaagaaaaattgagtTGGAAAACAATGACATGTTGCACCAAATGGACAAaac of Euwallacea similis isolate ESF13 chromosome 3, ESF131.1, whole genome shotgun sequence contains these proteins:
- the RYBP gene encoding YY1-associated factor 2, whose protein sequence is MDNKKSPIRRAKRAPKVVEDNFWDCSVCTFRNTAEAFKCLMCDVRKGTSTRKPRINPQLVAQQVASQFLPATSSSIGTKKERKDKKALKKRRHPPRLKNVDRSSAQTREVTVNSVTVVITEYKPKIKTTETVSSCSSSDHGSQSESSMDAR